One genomic segment of Aulosira sp. FACHB-615 includes these proteins:
- the hslO gene encoding Hsp33 family molecular chaperone HslO, protein MADQLIRATAAEGGIRAVGVITTRLTEEARQRHQLSYVATAALGRTMAAGLLMASNMKRAGSRINIRVKGDGPLGGILVDAGLDGTVRGYVSNPSVELPPNAKGKLDVGGAVGSGYLYVVRDIGYGYPYSSTVELVSGEIGGDVAHYLVNSEQTPSALVLGVFVGATGVTAAGGLLVQVLPKAARDEALVETLESRVAALSGFTPLLQAGKTLPEIFTDLLGDMGLSIFPETQMLRFHCSCSFDRVLSALKILGEAELQDMIAKDNGAEATCDFCSRVYQASSDHLAQLIVDLQAESSG, encoded by the coding sequence ATGGCGGATCAGTTAATTCGCGCAACAGCAGCCGAAGGTGGGATTCGTGCAGTGGGTGTCATCACTACACGCTTGACAGAAGAGGCTCGGCAGCGCCATCAACTTTCTTATGTGGCAACAGCCGCACTGGGACGGACTATGGCAGCAGGTTTATTAATGGCTTCTAATATGAAGCGTGCTGGTTCGAGGATTAATATCCGGGTGAAAGGCGATGGCCCTTTGGGTGGTATATTGGTAGATGCGGGCTTGGATGGAACAGTGCGGGGTTATGTCAGCAACCCGTCTGTAGAACTGCCACCTAATGCTAAAGGTAAACTTGATGTTGGCGGTGCAGTCGGCAGTGGCTACCTCTATGTAGTTCGGGATATTGGTTATGGCTATCCTTACTCTAGTACTGTTGAACTAGTATCTGGAGAAATTGGCGGTGATGTGGCGCATTACCTCGTAAATTCAGAACAAACACCATCAGCTTTAGTATTAGGTGTGTTTGTGGGTGCGACTGGAGTAACTGCGGCTGGAGGATTGTTAGTCCAAGTTTTACCAAAAGCAGCTAGAGATGAAGCATTAGTAGAAACTTTAGAATCACGGGTGGCTGCCTTATCAGGATTTACCCCATTGTTACAAGCAGGTAAGACCCTGCCAGAAATTTTTACTGATTTGTTGGGAGATATGGGTTTGTCAATATTTCCCGAAACTCAGATGTTGCGTTTTCATTGCAGTTGTTCTTTTGACCGGGTATTGAGCGCACTTAAGATTTTAGGAGAAGCGGAATTACAAGACATGATTGCGAAAGATAATGGTGCTGAGGCTACTTGCGATTTTTGTAGCAGAGTTTATCAAGCAAGTAGTGATCACTTAGCACAATTAATTGTTGATTTACAAGCAGAATCTTCTGGTTGA
- a CDS encoding chromosome segregation ATPase, with amino-acid sequence MTERDIPEDWSPARAREPDHTNRTPHFGEAQTFGIPATGSNSKSVKQQTENNPEGLPIIDHHSAETIPPSKRSRPLPRWMKSWVLWATMLALIPGSIGFIAMAMLLKLPAAPNCPAIFWPLASASVRLHCAQLAASKQTVNDLLQAIALVRQLPQNHPLRGEIDRFIEEWSRDILQLADQSFQAGDLEEAITTAQKIPQDLPVYKLVDEKIAKWESIWAKADEIYQAIQEELNQRRWQSASMLAAKLLRVDNKYWSSTKYDQINRLIVSVREDGDKLDKADSLAKTKVVDNLLEAIKVAESIGKDSYFYDKAQESIPLYGRKMLELAQAKMDAKDADAALEIARQIPDITKLQADVEDFIALADAQRSAWLGTVSSLETAIAQAQEIDPSRANYNKAQQLIARWQLEIEDVSRLEKARTLASQGTINDLAAAIIEAQQIPSNNPRASEARQEVGRWQSQVETIEDRPYLERAEQIALLEDINSLQAAIAEAGQIRKGRALYPEARRRINSWTAKIERIQDQPYLDQARDLAQTGDLNAAINAAQTIASSGRALSGEAQAAIDDWRGQIRAKDNWNRARQVAAVGTPDALVEAIRLANKVPSSNILRLDANVAIDQWSQQLLDLARSQSSSNLSKAIETAQLVPRGTSAYSTAQEQIKNWQQLLNPQPVPQPEPLLPSSTTEGTNL; translated from the coding sequence ATGACAGAGCGGGATATTCCAGAAGATTGGTCTCCAGCTAGAGCTAGAGAGCCAGATCACACAAACCGAACACCACACTTCGGTGAAGCGCAAACATTTGGCATCCCAGCTACTGGTTCTAACTCTAAGTCAGTGAAACAACAAACAGAAAATAATCCAGAAGGATTACCAATAATAGATCATCATTCCGCCGAAACCATTCCACCTAGTAAACGTTCCAGACCTTTGCCACGCTGGATGAAAAGCTGGGTGTTATGGGCAACAATGTTAGCATTGATTCCTGGCAGTATCGGGTTTATCGCAATGGCAATGCTGTTAAAATTGCCTGCGGCTCCTAACTGTCCGGCGATTTTTTGGCCGTTGGCGAGTGCTTCGGTGCGGCTGCACTGCGCTCAGTTGGCAGCTTCTAAGCAGACAGTAAATGATTTATTACAAGCGATCGCCTTAGTTCGACAGTTACCACAAAATCACCCACTGCGGGGAGAAATTGATCGGTTTATTGAGGAGTGGTCGCGGGATATTTTACAGTTAGCAGATCAAAGTTTTCAAGCCGGAGATTTAGAAGAAGCAATTACCACCGCCCAAAAAATTCCCCAAGACTTGCCTGTATATAAGTTAGTAGACGAGAAAATTGCAAAGTGGGAATCGATTTGGGCTAAAGCTGACGAAATTTATCAAGCAATACAAGAAGAACTCAACCAAAGACGCTGGCAATCAGCCTCAATGTTGGCAGCGAAATTACTGCGGGTAGATAATAAATATTGGTCAAGTACTAAATACGACCAAATCAACCGCTTGATTGTATCGGTGCGGGAAGATGGGGATAAGTTAGATAAAGCTGATAGTTTAGCCAAAACCAAAGTAGTAGATAACTTATTAGAAGCAATCAAAGTTGCGGAATCGATTGGCAAAGACAGTTATTTTTATGATAAAGCCCAAGAGTCGATTCCTTTATATGGGCGAAAAATGCTGGAATTGGCGCAAGCTAAGATGGATGCCAAAGATGCAGATGCAGCTTTAGAAATTGCGCGACAAATTCCTGATATTACTAAATTACAAGCAGATGTCGAAGACTTTATTGCTTTAGCAGATGCCCAACGCAGTGCGTGGCTAGGTACGGTTTCTAGTTTAGAAACTGCGATCGCCCAAGCACAAGAAATTGACCCTTCCCGCGCCAACTATAATAAAGCCCAACAATTGATTGCCCGTTGGCAATTGGAAATTGAAGATGTCTCCCGCCTAGAAAAAGCACGCACATTAGCCAGCCAAGGTACAATTAACGATTTAGCCGCCGCAATTATTGAAGCACAACAAATTCCCTCTAATAATCCGCGAGCTTCCGAAGCTAGGCAAGAAGTCGGACGTTGGCAATCTCAAGTGGAAACCATTGAAGACCGTCCCTACTTAGAACGTGCCGAACAAATAGCCTTATTAGAGGATATCAACTCTTTACAAGCTGCGATCGCAGAAGCGGGACAAATTCGTAAAGGTCGGGCATTATATCCAGAAGCACGCAGAAGAATTAACAGTTGGACTGCGAAAATCGAACGCATCCAAGACCAACCATACTTAGACCAAGCACGAGACTTGGCTCAAACTGGAGATTTAAACGCCGCAATTAACGCCGCACAGACAATTGCATCTTCAGGAAGGGCGCTTTCTGGGGAAGCTCAAGCAGCTATTGATGATTGGCGAGGACAAATTCGCGCCAAAGATAACTGGAACAGAGCCAGACAAGTTGCGGCTGTGGGTACACCAGATGCCTTAGTTGAGGCAATTCGGTTAGCGAATAAAGTCCCCAGCAGTAATATCCTGCGCTTGGATGCAAATGTCGCTATTGACCAATGGAGTCAACAGTTATTAGACTTAGCTCGCTCTCAGAGTAGTTCTAATCTCAGCAAAGCCATTGAAACTGCTCAGTTGGTTCCTAGAGGTACGAGTGCTTACAGTACAGCACAAGAACAAATTAAAAATTGGCAGCAATTGTTAAATCCTCAACCAGTACCACAACCTGAACCGTTGTTACCGTCATCAACTACCGAGGGGACTAATTTGTGA
- a CDS encoding DUF2267 domain-containing protein: MPTPIADKNLPFLEKVKQNSGLADLYDARDITEVVFRVMRDLMTTEAADRVEGELHKPVEETEDKSLQMEIAELWHDTNPIVSFLSRVRPPWQGPGIFKIDSDRFLFRVANEGTMPPNVDREQVVKAIFSATKDELSQERIQEIASWLPGRVRQIWEEA; this comes from the coding sequence ATGCCAACTCCCATTGCAGACAAAAATTTACCTTTTTTAGAAAAGGTAAAACAAAATAGTGGTTTAGCTGACCTTTACGATGCTAGAGATATTACAGAAGTAGTATTTCGCGTGATGCGTGACTTGATGACTACAGAAGCGGCTGACAGAGTTGAAGGTGAACTACACAAACCAGTCGAAGAAACTGAAGACAAATCTCTGCAAATGGAAATTGCCGAACTGTGGCATGATACTAATCCGATTGTGAGCTTTTTGAGTCGGGTACGTCCACCCTGGCAAGGCCCTGGCATTTTTAAAATTGATAGCGATCGCTTTTTATTCCGTGTCGCCAATGAAGGCACTATGCCACCAAATGTAGACCGTGAACAAGTTGTCAAAGCCATTTTTTCTGCGACAAAAGATGAACTTTCCCAAGAAAGAATTCAAGAAATTGCTAGTTGGCTTCCAGGTAGAGTTCGTCAAATTTGGGAAGAAGCTTAG
- a CDS encoding cell wall metabolism sensor histidine kinase WalK: MFQATRRRLAIWYTAVTAVLLLLFASGVYLYVRSTLVERIDDTLNHVVEIVERSLVIEPVNHETDKLRINVEASFRNNANNVDDDHIDLEWFSPTGKLLWSTFSEPLNIPIHGNHTGETVRIPKSDQWGDSELSLRQVTQRVEFGRQVLGYLRVSHPWFEVTKPSRQLILDLALGIWLMLLSVAASGWFLSGKAMEPVGDSYQRLKQFTADASHELRSPITLIQTNVQVALSELELVETEVSSSTNYRQQLKVVERLTQRLGKLVNDLLFLARQDSGISKDTFSPCPLDALLMEVIEEQQLLASEKDIALNLHLVDPPLAETSPELLENWFTLLGDWDQLVRLLTNLISNALRYTPAGGKVNVELTRQEGISRVSRMRVSTAQLQIKVGDTGVGIPTEALPRLFDRFYRVDPARTHKKSESTATDSATGSGLGLAIAQAIVEHHQGQIQVESSLGKGTTFIVTLPVTLES, translated from the coding sequence ATGTTTCAAGCTACTCGTCGTCGGTTGGCTATTTGGTACACTGCGGTAACTGCTGTGTTGTTATTGCTGTTTGCTAGTGGTGTGTACTTATATGTTCGGAGTACGTTGGTGGAGCGAATTGACGATACTTTAAATCATGTGGTGGAAATTGTCGAGCGATCGCTTGTCATTGAGCCAGTAAATCACGAAACTGATAAACTCCGTATTAATGTAGAAGCCAGTTTTCGCAACAATGCCAATAATGTCGATGATGACCACATTGACTTGGAATGGTTTAGTCCTACCGGGAAATTACTTTGGTCAACTTTCTCAGAACCTTTAAATATTCCGATTCACGGTAATCATACTGGTGAAACAGTCCGTATCCCCAAATCAGACCAGTGGGGAGACTCGGAACTATCTTTGCGTCAAGTCACCCAGCGCGTAGAATTTGGCAGACAAGTATTAGGATATCTGCGTGTTAGTCATCCGTGGTTTGAAGTTACTAAACCCAGCCGTCAGCTAATTTTAGATTTAGCATTGGGAATTTGGTTAATGTTACTGTCTGTCGCCGCAAGTGGCTGGTTTCTGTCGGGGAAAGCAATGGAACCTGTGGGTGATTCTTATCAAAGACTCAAGCAATTCACGGCTGATGCTTCCCATGAATTGAGAAGTCCCATTACTTTGATTCAAACTAATGTACAAGTCGCCTTAAGTGAATTGGAGTTAGTTGAAACAGAGGTGAGTAGTTCTACTAACTATCGTCAACAATTAAAGGTAGTGGAACGACTGACCCAACGCTTAGGTAAGTTGGTAAATGATTTATTATTTTTAGCAAGACAAGATAGCGGCATCAGTAAGGATACATTTTCACCTTGTCCTTTGGATGCTTTACTGATGGAAGTGATTGAAGAACAACAACTTCTCGCTAGTGAAAAAGACATTGCTTTAAATTTACACTTAGTTGATCCGCCACTGGCGGAAACGAGTCCCGAATTACTAGAAAATTGGTTCACTCTCTTAGGTGATTGGGATCAACTAGTCAGACTATTGACAAATTTAATTAGTAATGCTTTGCGCTATACCCCGGCGGGTGGTAAGGTAAATGTCGAGTTAACACGCCAAGAAGGAATCAGTCGGGTATCGAGGATGCGTGTCAGCACGGCTCAGTTACAAATTAAAGTGGGTGATACTGGCGTTGGTATTCCTACAGAAGCATTACCCAGGTTGTTTGACCGTTTTTATCGGGTAGATCCAGCGCGTACTCATAAAAAAAGTGAAAGCACAGCTACAGATAGTGCTACAGGTTCAGGATTAGGACTAGCGATCGCTCAAGCTATTGTCGAACATCACCAAGGTCAAATTCAAGTTGAAAGTAGCCTTGGTAAAGGTACAACTTTTATTGTCACTCTACCCGTAACTCTAGAGTCTTAA
- a CDS encoding carboxypeptidase regulatory-like domain-containing protein, with amino-acid sequence MIYQASPPLPPAEVTTLPAQDAPITAPDKNSANPAYKTARHTVATPLPPETTPEAEFSTNGVEEQESSAESNSGEVPVQRSTKGTILSDISFTSGIPEVSNTSTQELDKCTTATNSAPTVSISASSAISEESPDLLTKQLVKCKPVKAPSKVTTTSETPKKPSNLVALSTEQPAQPSPQQQVKAPTQFATTTPENSAATTEQPVQASVQQKVKAPTQFATTTPENSAATTEKPAQASVQRKVKAPTQVATTTSDNSAATTKKPAQASVQQKVKAPTQVATTTSDNSAATTKKPAQASVQQKVKAPTQVATTTSDNSAATTKKPAQASVQQKVKAPTQVATTTSDNSASTTKKPAQTSVQRKVKTPTQVATTTFDNKTKPKTSVQRRRTTAPVKVANSENDSTKLKQPPQPQNTKVEVASNADAAKTPEELTGFLTKQPQQRQNTTASASATIAAKAPEDLATFVNKQRSQTITALSEVATNETDTNVDNFGTFLAKQTPQSQFPDVTTTESTAATSETSINSHDLAAFLTKQPSNSSLQYKVANVPSEVPTNSQTSKKSEDLSAFLTKQPAHPQVPQKTATNTTPAPSSATESTPQPNTKPAEVQPPKQGVDVSKNILNIDDNSRITFTQTASSNLENLLLGVIINRKEVGSLDVIRQGNTLLLPLDDFAKLAGFTVETKDNNTYLNTPLGTINLAESDIQNFKGINYISDAFVREKLSTNIEFNSLDLALIIDLPWRGDGTAYTNQAVNLQPDVFAPLNGFSNLRQELNIVNNAGDVNLRSSTLLGGRLAGGLWRVRVNNNFENSPDVSEYFYYKRNGRFLYQVGRQQIGINPLVNSLNLTGAQFGYTNIPTNRFNQTNNANELLPRRSRPLQTFQGVVPAASFVQLRVSGVVVAQQQVGFDGRYEFVDVNLPVGQNNQIEILVFDRNNLNVPSEIRSVRINASDLLLPAGGNVQLAGVGLTGNLVQNSLFDNNNGTDAGQFAGFYQIRQGISNNLTFEGSVQAIPDTIQSQAGLVWRVANPVVLSASVGNSFGKLAYNTDLDIQLGQLDITANSQSYPNGYRNGKNSGEFFNHSAEVSYRFNNKFQLGFLARSRKSGTDTNEYISPTFFLQPFTRLSLSGRPDITGQYLFNAYYQVNHAARLSFNTYGDRYASDLSYNFNRNYQVSLGTDFGGNYATRYTATLNYSPASIRQLSWRMGLAYREGNFGPIVGASMQVLPGLFARVEYQGIPFAGRRNAFGGFNDDRLTVSLVSDLSFAGGRAVPSSFSSLGKDRGAIAGRIAVSGENQGYDLQGASVRVINNHNKPVGGAKTDSSGNFFVGGLPEGVYRVEVDPEQLPVELTVQKTSRVAEVGMAGVTNVDFTARLEYGLAGRITDVAGQPMSDVRVELVNLDGTEVLAAMTDEFGLYRVDGVPVGKYTLRIPPQEAIANSETFPKRDVTIHNEFVYDQNLQLPISTAAKETKEK; translated from the coding sequence ATGATCTACCAAGCTTCACCACCTTTACCACCAGCAGAAGTTACTACTCTACCCGCGCAAGATGCTCCTATTACAGCGCCAGATAAAAATAGTGCAAACCCAGCTTATAAAACTGCGCGACATACAGTAGCGACTCCACTTCCACCAGAAACTACACCAGAAGCAGAATTTTCTACCAATGGCGTAGAGGAACAAGAATCATCTGCTGAAAGTAATTCTGGTGAAGTACCAGTTCAACGCAGTACGAAAGGTACAATACTTTCTGATATTTCGTTTACAAGCGGAATTCCCGAAGTATCGAACACATCAACCCAAGAACTTGATAAATGCACAACAGCAACAAATTCTGCACCAACAGTTTCAATTAGTGCAAGTTCAGCAATATCAGAAGAGTCTCCAGATTTATTAACTAAGCAATTAGTTAAATGCAAACCAGTCAAAGCACCTTCTAAAGTTACTACTACCAGCGAAACTCCAAAAAAACCGAGTAACTTGGTGGCTTTGTCTACGGAACAACCAGCACAGCCTTCACCGCAACAGCAAGTCAAAGCACCCACTCAATTCGCTACAACAACACCTGAGAACTCAGCAGCAACTACAGAACAACCAGTACAAGCTTCGGTACAACAGAAAGTCAAAGCACCGACTCAATTCGCTACAACAACACCTGAGAACTCAGCAGCAACTACAGAAAAACCAGCACAAGCTTCTGTACAACGTAAAGTCAAAGCACCGACTCAAGTCGCTACGACAACATCTGACAACTCAGCAGCAACTACAAAAAAACCAGCACAAGCTTCTGTACAACAGAAAGTCAAAGCACCAACTCAAGTTGCTACGACAACATCTGACAACTCAGCAGCAACTACAAAAAAACCAGCACAAGCTTCTGTACAACAGAAAGTCAAAGCACCAACTCAAGTTGCTACGACAACATCTGACAACTCAGCAGCAACTACAAAAAAACCAGCACAAGCTTCTGTACAACAGAAAGTCAAAGCACCAACTCAAGTTGCTACGACAACATCTGACAACTCAGCATCAACCACCAAAAAACCAGCACAAACTTCTGTTCAACGCAAAGTCAAAACACCGACTCAAGTTGCGACGACAACTTTTGATAACAAAACCAAACCAAAAACATCAGTTCAACGTCGAAGAACTACAGCACCGGTCAAAGTTGCTAATAGTGAGAATGACTCCACAAAATTAAAACAACCACCACAACCACAAAATACTAAAGTTGAAGTTGCTAGTAATGCGGATGCAGCCAAAACACCGGAAGAATTAACTGGTTTTTTAACTAAACAACCGCAACAGCGTCAAAATACAACAGCCTCAGCTTCAGCGACAATTGCCGCTAAAGCACCAGAAGACTTGGCAACTTTTGTTAATAAACAAAGATCGCAAACAATTACAGCACTCTCTGAAGTAGCTACCAACGAAACTGATACAAATGTTGATAATTTTGGTACTTTTTTAGCAAAACAAACACCTCAATCACAGTTTCCTGATGTCACAACAACAGAATCTACCGCCGCAACTAGCGAAACTTCGATAAATTCGCATGACTTAGCAGCATTTTTAACAAAACAACCATCTAATTCATCACTTCAATATAAAGTTGCCAATGTACCGTCTGAAGTTCCTACTAACAGCCAGACATCTAAAAAATCAGAAGATTTATCAGCATTTTTAACAAAACAACCAGCTCATCCACAGGTTCCGCAAAAAACAGCTACTAACACTACTCCTGCACCAAGTTCAGCCACAGAATCAACTCCACAACCCAACACTAAACCTGCTGAAGTACAACCGCCAAAACAAGGAGTAGATGTTAGTAAAAATATCTTAAATATAGATGACAACTCACGTATCACTTTTACCCAAACAGCAAGCTCAAATTTAGAGAATTTATTGCTAGGAGTAATTATTAATCGAAAAGAAGTAGGAAGCTTAGATGTTATCCGCCAAGGAAATACCTTGCTTCTACCTTTGGATGACTTTGCTAAACTTGCTGGTTTTACAGTAGAGACAAAAGATAACAATACATATTTAAATACGCCTTTAGGTACAATTAATCTTGCAGAGAGTGATATTCAAAATTTTAAAGGTATCAACTATATTAGTGATGCCTTTGTTAGAGAAAAACTCTCGACAAATATTGAATTTAATTCTTTGGATCTGGCTTTAATTATTGACTTACCTTGGCGGGGTGATGGCACAGCATATACAAACCAAGCAGTTAACTTACAACCAGATGTATTTGCACCACTCAATGGTTTTTCTAATTTAAGGCAAGAGTTAAATATTGTTAATAATGCTGGCGATGTCAACTTACGCAGTTCTACATTACTGGGTGGCAGATTAGCAGGTGGTTTATGGCGTGTAAGGGTAAATAATAATTTTGAAAACTCTCCTGATGTATCAGAATATTTTTACTATAAACGCAATGGTAGATTTCTTTATCAAGTCGGTCGGCAACAAATTGGTATTAACCCATTAGTAAATAGTCTGAATTTGACCGGAGCGCAATTCGGTTATACAAATATACCAACAAATCGCTTTAATCAAACTAACAATGCGAATGAGTTATTACCAAGACGTTCTCGACCTTTACAAACTTTCCAAGGTGTAGTTCCAGCCGCAAGTTTTGTACAACTGAGGGTTTCTGGAGTTGTTGTAGCACAGCAACAGGTAGGGTTTGATGGTAGATATGAGTTTGTTGATGTTAATTTACCTGTTGGACAAAATAATCAAATTGAAATTTTAGTTTTTGACCGGAATAATTTAAATGTTCCTAGTGAAATCCGTTCTGTGAGAATTAATGCTTCTGATTTATTATTACCAGCAGGTGGTAATGTTCAATTAGCTGGGGTGGGTTTAACTGGAAATTTAGTCCAAAATTCTTTGTTTGATAATAACAATGGTACTGATGCTGGGCAATTTGCTGGATTTTACCAAATTCGCCAAGGTATTTCTAATAATTTAACTTTTGAAGGTTCTGTACAAGCGATCCCTGATACAATTCAAAGCCAAGCTGGATTAGTTTGGCGGGTAGCTAATCCTGTGGTTTTATCTGCTAGTGTGGGTAATTCTTTTGGCAAGTTAGCTTATAACACAGATTTAGATATTCAATTAGGACAGTTAGATATTACGGCTAATTCCCAGTCTTATCCCAACGGATATCGGAATGGAAAAAACTCTGGTGAGTTCTTTAACCATAGTGCAGAAGTAAGTTATCGATTTAATAATAAGTTTCAGTTAGGGTTTCTAGCACGTAGTCGTAAAAGCGGTACGGATACAAATGAATATATATCACCAACTTTCTTTCTACAACCTTTTACTCGTTTATCTTTAAGTGGTAGACCTGATATTACTGGGCAGTATTTATTCAATGCTTATTATCAAGTAAATCATGCGGCACGACTATCTTTTAATACTTATGGAGATAGATATGCTAGTGATTTAAGTTATAACTTTAATCGTAACTATCAAGTTTCTTTAGGTACTGATTTTGGTGGTAATTATGCTACTCGCTATACAGCGACGTTGAACTATAGTCCTGCAAGTATTAGACAACTGAGTTGGCGAATGGGGTTGGCTTACCGTGAGGGTAATTTTGGCCCGATTGTTGGTGCGAGTATGCAAGTACTACCGGGATTATTCGCCAGGGTTGAATATCAAGGAATTCCCTTTGCTGGGAGAAGAAATGCTTTTGGCGGATTTAATGACGATCGCCTGACGGTATCATTAGTCTCAGACTTGTCATTTGCTGGTGGTCGGGCTGTTCCTAGTAGCTTTAGTTCTCTTGGTAAAGACCGTGGTGCGATCGCGGGACGCATTGCTGTCTCAGGCGAAAATCAAGGTTATGATTTACAAGGCGCTAGTGTCAGAGTCATCAATAACCACAACAAACCTGTGGGTGGTGCAAAAACAGACTCTAGTGGTAACTTCTTTGTTGGCGGTTTACCAGAAGGTGTCTATCGCGTCGAAGTTGACCCAGAACAATTACCTGTAGAACTCACCGTACAAAAAACCAGCCGTGTAGCTGAGGTGGGAATGGCAGGTGTAACGAATGTAGATTTTACTGCCAGATTAGAATATGGTTTAGCAGGCAGAATTACTGATGTTGCAGGTCAACCCATGTCTGATGTCCGGGTAGAACTCGTCAATCTTGATGGTACAGAAGTTTTAGCAGCGATGACTGACGAATTTGGATTGTATCGTGTAGATGGTGTGCCTGTTGGTAAGTATACATTGCGAATTCCACCCCAAGAAGCGATCGCCAATAGTGAGACTTTCCCCAAACGCGATGTCACTATTCACAACGAGTTCGTCTATGACCAAAATCTACAATTACCAATTTCTACAGCCGCAAAGGAAACTAAAGAAAAGTAA
- a CDS encoding ankyrin repeat domain-containing protein — protein MFFELRDKKLAEYTKLQKHLRDEEESRRQAILEVFSNLIETDFFDVYETDEEGDTILTDIVWAGNLDYVKFLVESGLDVNKIDSGYDFALWVAARQGWTEIFNYLSPLTLPELREIAEEALPQGIIYRQRKNNHAVELFVDDAFDGNIDALNNAISQGIEIDAISSNGEAALHKAIRNNQLSAVELLLKSGANPNLKVEEGWEYTPLMVAISSASIDYAIFQVLIEAGANLNGSSSRGESVLMLAVLTLNYRCCSPITGTRC, from the coding sequence ATGTTTTTTGAATTACGCGACAAAAAATTAGCAGAATATACAAAATTACAAAAACATCTGCGAGATGAAGAAGAAAGCCGTCGTCAAGCGATATTAGAAGTTTTTAGTAATTTAATAGAAACTGATTTTTTTGATGTGTATGAAACAGATGAAGAGGGAGATACTATATTGACGGATATAGTCTGGGCGGGAAATCTTGACTATGTAAAATTCCTGGTTGAATCTGGACTAGATGTTAATAAAATAGATAGTGGTTACGATTTTGCTCTATGGGTTGCTGCGCGTCAAGGCTGGACAGAGATATTTAATTATTTATCACCCTTAACTCTTCCTGAATTGAGAGAAATAGCAGAAGAAGCATTACCTCAAGGTATTATTTATCGGCAAAGAAAAAATAATCATGCTGTAGAATTATTTGTAGATGATGCTTTTGATGGAAATATTGATGCTCTTAATAATGCAATTTCTCAAGGTATAGAAATAGATGCCATTAGTTCTAATGGCGAAGCAGCTTTACATAAAGCTATCAGAAATAATCAATTATCAGCCGTCGAGCTTTTATTAAAATCTGGGGCAAATCCAAATTTAAAAGTAGAAGAAGGCTGGGAATATACACCCTTAATGGTTGCCATAAGTTCAGCCAGTATTGATTATGCTATTTTTCAAGTATTAATTGAAGCTGGAGCTAATTTAAATGGTAGTTCTAGTAGAGGCGAAAGTGTTTTAATGCTGGCAGTTTTAACCTTAAATTATAGATGCTGTTCGCCGATTACTGGAACTAGGTGTTGA
- a CDS encoding molecular chaperone, translating into MNQQQELVNRLYKIGATALLTLSTFAFNCNHVLAIAIGVSPPRFELKLDDKKPKTQVFRVVNIDNQPATFRIYIQGWMLNEENEIQPVKSTEQSLDNWITVNPVSFTLPPGKTQTVRFSVRPRVKPQAGEHRALIFVEEVKSNQEKKPSSGVKVLGRFGVAVYGYVGSIKKVGVLNSISVDSKSNNLKAAFDISSQGNAYVRMNGQYAVWSANKYPGASGTKQIANLQAEKNKKPDGVLDAGMLPSTPVLPGTRRQLILNITKKLPPGQYVLDVNGDLNGSAIDKGIPFTVTARSK; encoded by the coding sequence ATGAATCAGCAGCAAGAATTAGTGAATAGACTTTATAAAATTGGGGCTACCGCGCTATTAACTCTAAGCACATTTGCTTTTAATTGCAACCATGTCCTGGCAATAGCAATTGGAGTTAGCCCGCCCAGGTTTGAATTAAAACTTGATGATAAAAAACCTAAAACTCAGGTTTTTCGTGTCGTGAATATTGATAATCAACCTGCAACATTTAGGATTTATATCCAAGGTTGGATGCTTAACGAAGAAAATGAAATTCAGCCTGTAAAATCAACCGAGCAATCTCTAGATAACTGGATTACTGTCAACCCTGTCAGCTTTACTCTTCCTCCTGGCAAAACCCAAACCGTGCGTTTTTCAGTTCGTCCTCGTGTTAAACCTCAAGCTGGAGAACACCGTGCTTTAATCTTTGTCGAAGAAGTCAAGTCTAACCAGGAGAAAAAACCCAGTTCTGGCGTTAAAGTTTTAGGACGTTTTGGTGTTGCTGTCTATGGTTATGTTGGCAGTATCAAAAAAGTAGGTGTTCTGAATTCAATTTCGGTTGATAGTAAATCTAATAATTTAAAAGCTGCATTTGACATTTCTAGCCAAGGTAATGCTTATGTGCGAATGAATGGTCAATATGCTGTTTGGTCTGCTAATAAATATCCTGGTGCAAGTGGTACTAAGCAAATAGCTAACTTGCAAGCAGAAAAAAATAAGAAGCCAGATGGTGTATTGGATGCTGGAATGCTACCTTCAACACCTGTTTTGCCAGGTACGCGCCGTCAATTAATACTAAATATCACCAAAAAACTGCCTCCTGGGCAATATGTTTTAGATGTGAATGGTGATTTAAATGGCAGTGCAATTGATAAGGGTATTCCTTTTACAGTTACAGCCAGAAGTAAATAA